CCCGTGTACCCGTTGCATGATTTTCCCTATACTGTTGGCGAAGATGTCGTGAAGTTATGTGTGCAAAGTGGCCCTTTATAGAGGAGGGCTCACGAGGCTTGGGGAGGCTATTGGTATTCTGTAGACTGCTGTTTGTTTAGGTTGTCTAGTGGCAACCTGGAAGCAGGCGATAATGCGTTGGCTCTTTTGAATCGCACGTGGGCGGCGATGGAGCACATTTCATTCTACCATACGCTTCGATTTGATTGGCGTTAAACTAAGCGCTACGTCGTGCATAAATGCTTTGGACGGGTGGCGGTGTGGCTAGCGGGTGGTGTTTTAGACCTTTTGACAGCTATGCAGTGTCAGTATCCTGGAATGACTCAGAGGAGCTTCTGATGGGGAACGACACGGCGCACGAACAGGTGTATATGAAGTCCCTTAATCCTAGGAAGCTGACAGAGGTGCTGGACATAAGCCTCGTAGCAGCCGTtgatgggaagggggggggcagcggagTTATGTGAAATGGCACAATGCTGCGAGGAGCAAAACGCAGTTCAGGAGCAGTTAGCTTGTAGAGTCACCGAGGGTAACCTCTCGATCGGCGACGACGGGAGATGCTAGACCATGATGGACTTGATTCATTGTAGCATCCTTCTGCGCTGCAGACCATGCTGTCGAGAAAGCGTGCAGTGCGGCAAGCGCAGGTTTGCTCAGGGGGCACGGCACAGATTGCATGACTCCAGCGTGTGATGTCAAACATTACCTTTATTTTGTCCTGAACGTGTACGCGATTCACTCGGTGTCTGGGGCTCTCTTCTGGCAAAAACTAGTGAGCTGCTTTATGCCTTCTCATGTTCAGCACCTGTGGATTTAGTCGGGCTATGGTCTGCTGGTGGGTGTGTGGTTACCGTCACCAGGGTCAAGTAGGTCGCTTCGCACTGCGGGGCGAACCATATTGTCAACGAATGGTGTGGCTTCTCCGGAAGGGCTTTGCAGAGGTGCTCAAGGTTGAGTTCGATGTCTTTATGGCCGGCATAGTGTTAAGGATTTTGCTCGAGTCGGCGGCTGAGACATGCATTGTGGTGGTTGCGGAAGCGTTGCGATCTCGTCAGGGGAGTTCACAGCAGAAGGAAGAAAGCAGGATCGCGTCTGAGGATGGCAAAGGGTCTGGTGAACGTGTGTGAACAGATGAAGCGATGAAAAGGAAGTACCTGTCGAGCTACATGGTAACGTTCGGTATCCAGTTCGTCAGCGAAGTAGGTTGTTGTCTGGATGacggaaaaagagagaggagaaggcgttAGTCGCAGAGAGGAGTAATGCATGCACTTCATTGAAAAACACCTTCTCTGCCAGGGGAACGTGCGCCACCCCGGCATTTCATGCCTTCCTCTCAATCCATGTTTTGAAGTACTGCAGGATCTAGAGCACAAAGTCGGCTGCGAcgtgagggggaggcagagcagAGGATGCACTCGACGCACGGTCCTGATGAACATTGAGGAGTCCTCGATCTGGAGTACGAACTTGGGGGTAGGTGGCACAGCGCGATGCTGTGGTCGAATCAGAACAAGTGCCGCTCAACAACTCCATAAATTGGTCGGCAGGTGTGCTTCATGGTAAGCTTGCCAGCAGAAGTGGTATTACGTCTTAGTGCTCTTGTCATTGGAGAACACCCCTGCTGGATATGAGGTGAGGAGGATACACGCTGGCTGCACAGCTGCCGGTGTGCCTCGTGTTTGAAACTACACTGCACGTGCAATGCGCTGGGTTGACAACACGGCACATAGGACGCTTTTCTTTAAGGAGCAATAGACCTCTCCTACAAGCAGGCACCGGGAGCCCATGGCCGTTGCGAGGATGTTCTCGTTGTGGTATCCCTAGAGAAATAAGCATTAAGCAGTATAAAGGGTGAGACCGTGCTGCAGAAAAGCATCGCTCCACCACTTCTGCAGAACGCTGTTACGAGCTCATGGCAAAGTGAATGATCATCTTCAGTGCGTCAGCAGGCATCTCGGAGTGCGGGGCTGTTGCAGTGAAACCGTCTTTCGCTCTTGAATGCTGGGAAGGGCCTGTGGAAGGTGCGGCATGACACTTTCTGAGCTCCCGGCAGGATATCTACCAACGCAAAGTTCCACAGCCTACTCCGAGTAAGTCATGCCACGGAGGTTATGGGTGTCAAGGAACAGGTTGCTCGCCGATTCGCAGCCGTGTTTGCCGAGACTCATTGCAAGTGGCAGACTGCCACGTTATCCATCTATGAGCGCCTCAAAGCCATCTGTGCAGTAGATAAGGCCTAGGACTGCACTGCACGCTCTCTTTTAGCGCGCTTCGTAGGACCTTCCCCGCTTTCCGAGGCGCTCTCCGAGCTGGAATCAGAGAACGATGGTGAAGCAGAGGTCGCTTCGTCCCATGCAATGTGGCGTACTTTGGGGTAGCACATTCCAATGTGGCGGGTGAGCTGCTCAGTTGAGGTGAAGACATCGGGCAGGTCACCGTCGCAGGTCACTATGACGTTGTACCCAATGTGAAGAAACTCTTGACCCTTATACTTGAGGGACACGATCAAGGCAGTTGGACCGGTGGGATCTGGGATGTCGGCCACGTTCGGTGGATCGCTTTCGATAGTGAACTCGTGCCTCCCGAGCGTTGTGAGAGGCCCCACCTCCATCTCGTCCAGCTCCTGGTCAACAGGGAAGTCCCACACTGGTGACCAGGTGAAGGATACGTCGATTGCGTCTTTAGGCGGCTTTTCAAACACTTCAAGCACGAGGTGCATGCGAATCGGGTCGTCGAACTTGCTGGAAGTGGGACCCAGCACCTGCACTTTACGTAGCTCCACCCGCGTCGTCATGGATGCTTTGCCCTGCggacaaggagagaagacggTGAGGAGCGAAAGGAAGCTCTACGTCCTCGGCACAGCTTCCGGGAAGCTAAAGCGGTGAAAGCGCAGCACAATGATAAAGTCAtggagcgagggagaggggggagagaggagtatGGGCGTGACGTTGGCAGATTCTTggcttttcctcctccttaccAGGACAGAGTTCGGTGATTGGAGGGGAGCCAGCGGTGTGCTTCATGTGGTGCGTCGAGACGCCTGTcgcggagagagacacgtgTCCCTGCTTGCCCGTTTTGTTGTCTTGGCGACGAGCTTCCTAGCTTCTTTGCTTGAACTTTTCTGCAGACGGATTAACAGCAACGAAATCGCGAGCAAGCGCTCCTCTTTGTCTGTGTCCCTGGGCACAAGTGGCTCTGCCTACAGTCGACCGGCTGACCGCCGCGCCATGTCAGCGGTGTTGAGGGAGTGCCACGGCAAAACGGTAGCGCTTCCAGGCTGGTTCAGGtgccacttctggtggtgcTTCGCTAGCTCGTACTCCTCGATGGTGGCGGGGAAGTCGCGATCGGTCGGAGGCCGCACATAGTGGGCAGAGCATCGTCCAGCACTGGGATGGGCATAGCGGCCCTCGTCCTCGTACCACTGTGCCAGCCAGCCGCGCTTCCGCGGATGTGTCGCGAAGTTTTCGagcccctttctctccggCAGTTCCTGCTCCATAAAGGTCGGGAACTCCTCCGGGTGGAGCTCCTCGTAGAGACCCTGGTGCGACATGTACACGTTTGTGAAGGTGCCACCTGCCTCTTCGAGCAGCTGGATAGCCTTAGCAGACGCATTCTGCAGCTCGACGTGCATCGGATACGGGACACGCTCCACGCTACCGGCAAGCAGCACCATACCTGGCCAGAGAATTTCGCGGTCCGCAATGACCTTTGCATGGCGCAGGTGATAGAGCGTGATGGTCTCATTCGGGTTTAGTCGGCCGGTATCTACAGCCCAGAGCAGTTTGCTGAGGCTGAGGCGCGAAAAGGACGCCTTGCCTTCGTACCGGTTGCGCGGACCCCCAGCGGACACGCGCGGTGCCAGCATGAAGCGAGGCGTCATCTTGCGCTCCTGCCACTGTCCCTTGGCAAAACCACGTCGTGCGTCGTTGTAGCTACGAGAGTACTTCCAGCTACCGCCAATCTTCATCCACCCCATCTTGATGACGTTGTGACCGCTGCGTGGCCCAACGTACTCAGGCGACGGCGTCAGATCTCTCCAACTCTGTGTGATCTGCGGGTTGATGTACTGATCCCAATGGGACCACTTGTGCGTAGTGGTGCGCTCATTGAGTCGCGTCCCCACAACGGGGAGGGGATGATCGGCGTCGAAGGCTTTCCGTCCCTCAAAGTCCTTCCAGCTGAGGCGTGGTTTGGCGAGGAGGTTGTTCTCGTAGATAAGCGGGAAGATTGACTGCACGGGGTTGAAGTGGAAAGGCACATTTTGACGCACGGAGTGAAACAGGCGATGACGCAGTCgcacggcggaggtggagaacaTGATCACCCTGCTTCGCTGGCGTGGATGCTAAACAATACgtgggaggaagagaggagagttAGAACAGGAAAGATGGGCTGGTCGACAGTGAAAGAAAGACAAGAAGGGCAACACGTGTACGTGCCTATGCAGACTTGTACGGAGGAACTCACATGGAGAGGTGCACAAAATGCACTCGTGCACGTTGGGTCTATAAACGATTcagcaaagagagacgcTCTCCACCATGCACACCCCTTCTGGACGCACTCGGCAGCTATTCCTGGCGTGCTGGATACATGCGGGAGAAGCTGGAAAgccccctccgctctctgGTGCGAAGAAGCAACCATAAAagggctttttttttttacatCGTGCAGCAACGAACCACAGTCGCCATACCTCACCACCTCAAAACAAACTGTGGGCCGGTGTTGTTCACTGCGCCCCGGTGCAACAGCAGGACAGCAGTACGTTGTCTCCGCTTTTCGTGCCGGAAGGAAGCGATACTTGTCTTTCACGAGAGATGCAGAGTGTCAATTGCCTTCATGACATTCGCAGCGACTTCGTCTGCAGTGACAGTGGCATCGATGGCGCGGTAGAACGGCTGGTAGGAGGTGACGATCTCTGTTCTGCGCACATCGTAGAGGTGGTAGGACTTTACGATAGGAGCAGCGGCTTCTGTATGCTTGGATGAGGCACCCGCATGAGCAGTGGCGCGCTCCAGCGCTACGCCTGGTGGGACCTGCAGTTCAAAAAGTAGCTGCGGCGATATCCCCGACGTCTGCAGTTGAATAGCATCCGCGCGGGTCTGCGGGAAACCGTCCAGCACCCAGCCCCTACCCTCTTGTTGCAGACCCTTCAGTTCCCCCAGCATATCAGCGGGTATCGCCACGTCCCCGACATCTGCGACAGTTGCACTGACGTGGGCGATGCCGTAATGGGCAGCCAACTTCGCTGCCAGTGTTGTCTTCCCACTGCCACATGGGCCGGTGAGAATGACCTGAACTGGGGTGGGCCTGCGGAACTCCTTCTCAAGGAACGCGAGTGGGTCCTCGGGCATCTGAAGCACCACATTGTGCATGGCCTCATCTAGTATGAACTGAATACCCTTAGACTCGAGGTACTGCAGCGTGATATCGGAGAGGCTCCCGATAGACATGGTGACCCCGTGCAgagcagaggaaggaagagagaaaagacggTGAGACGAGAGAACGTCAGCACAAGCGGTCCCAGGCAGAGCTGTTCTACGTAAACTCAAAGTCAAAGAAGGCCAGTAGAGAAGAGTGGAGGGGGcgggagcagcagagagagagagagtggcggAAGTAAACGTAGTGTAGAGGATGCAGCCAAAACCATGTCACCCGACAAAGCACTGGGCTTACGCACTTGCAGCGTTACACCAAAGGGAAACAGAGTAGagtgcagcaccgtctgATAAAAGAACGTAGAGAATCGCCAACACAGCGATCAAAACACCTTCCGTACGTAGCGCCTCCCTGTGTGGCACGTGGTGTGGGCAGAGACACACTCCAAAGCACACACTCCTGTTGACGTGCGAAACTAAGCGAGCGAGATAGAGGTATGGGTGAAAAACTTGGTGTGTATCCCCCGCTAAGTGACGTCCGGAAGGCAATCACAAGCAAAGAACGACcccccaccgctgcctggACTAGTTGAGTTCAAACTCAATCCTgtagcaccgctgcgcaaGGTCTTTCGCCGTAAGTCGGAGGCTCAGCTCCAACTGCTCATAGAGGTCGTGAAACGATACCGCCTGCACATCACGGAACTCCCGCGGCAGGAGAACTGTAGTCTGCTTCCAGTGCGTTGGTGGGGCCAGCGGAGACGTATCAAGAACGGCATCGCCGTAACTCACCTGAAACCACAGAGTAAAGCCGTCCACAGTAAAATGGCCTGTCTCGACAAGGCTCGCCTTtgcggaagcggtggtgATGCAAGTGGAGAAGTCAAAGgtgcgcgccgccacgaTGCTAGAGAGGTCGTCAATGGAAAGGGTGTCAAAGCTGCCTTCCCAAAAGACCGCACCGTCGTGCAGTAGAGCACGCGGCGGCATGACGTCGACCAACGGCGATGTGGCCTCGATGTGCTCCTGGAAGTCAAGCTTGCCGAGGGCGTGCAGGCAGACATCGTCCACGCTGTCCCAAAAGGCAGCAAAGGTCTCCGCGTAGTAGGGCTTGAGTGTGATGGGCGCAGCCAGGAGTCGCCCGTTGGAGGGGAGCATGCAGACTGGGAGCGATGACTGAAGTGCTGCGTTCACCTCTCGGAAAAAATTACGAGCTCGTATGACAGACGGCAACATGCACTCGTGGAAGAGGTAGAAGCCCATCCACTCTGAGACTACAAGCGCTACGCCACCGTGAAGGCGGACAcacgggtgtgtgtgcagaaAGACCTCCACACCGGCAGCAACAACCTCCTCGACGGTGCACGGGATTACAGTGACGCGGCCGGCCACACCGTTGTCCGAAATGATTTGCCGCTGTACCTCCGCGAGGGAGGATGCCTCAATAGAAAGTACGTGCGCGGCGCCTGACTGGGCTGCCCAGCAGGATAAGATGCCCGAGCCAGAGCCCACGTCGACGACCACCTTGCCCTCGACAACAGACCTGTCAGTGAGCAGTGTCTTGTAGAAGTTCATGCGTGGGCGGTCGCGAAGCATGGCCTTGTGGACGCTGAGGTCCGCATAGCTCTCAAAGTATTGCTCATCCTTGGAGGCATCGGATGCGTAGTCCTCTTGGTGTTGCATGAAGCctgaggaggggaaaaatgGTGGCTGAAGTCGGAAAGGTCAGAGAATGAGACGccggagggagaagaagggggacTGTATGGCGTGCACGGACCAGTGGGGATCCCAAGGAATGTTTGGAGGGTAAGGCAGATGACGCGCTTCTGCGTTGGTGACAGAGCAGAGACGGCCTCGGGGATCCCCGACAGCAGAGGTATGAATCTCCTGAAGCACACGgtctgcgcttctcctctttctttgccgCGTATCTTTCCGCCCTTCAGAGCCCGTGAGAGGCGTGGGTCGCTtacgcggcgcagcgtgtgctgcacggcagcagcacgtcgctAGCAGAATAGCATGGAGCTATAGCCGATGTCGGGCTccgagaggggagaagcagcaggccGCTAGTTGGGCCAGACACACGCCTACGTGAAGCTTAAGGTGAGAATACGCAACTCTGTAGGGCTGTTTCCCTTGTCGTATCCTAATCAATCTGAAAAAGGGCGGCGACACCATTGGAGAGCCTTCTCACGCGCTGAAATAGCTGGCATGCCCGCTCAGCGTCCCCGTGGCTTTCGGCCAGACGCGCCTCCTGGTACAGGTTGAACGCCTTCACATCCGCCTCCGATGTGAGAATGGAAGGTGTGCGACGGTAAAGCAAATCAGCGCGGCAGATGTACTTGTACCCCTGCACCACTGGTGCCCCTTCGTGTAGCAGGTTGCAGTAGAACAATGCGGCTGAGCCCTTCTTGGGGTACACGGCGCCCACTCGGCGCGCTGTGTTACCGCGGTACcggttctcctcctcatccagGTACATGACGCTGCACTGCTCGCCCGAAAAGACAAACGTCTCTCCGCCATGCGAGCAGTCGTTGAGGTAGATGAGGAGCGTGTAGAGGGAGCGGGTATTGAGGTCGACAATGGTGGAGCCGTCGGCGTGCGGCATGAAGTGGCCGCCGGGGCGGTAACGGCCGAAGAGAAGGTTCTCGGATAGCGCGTGTGGCACCCACGTTCCGGCCAGGTCACGCTCGAAGAGCTCCTCAGCGTTGGGCATATTTTCTGAAAAGCACTTCGACTCGAGGGAAACGACACGGGAGATGCGCTCGTACAGCTTTGCCGAGAGGTTCGGAAAGTTCGCCTCGATGGTGTCAACGACGCGCACCGCTTTCGAGGCACTGTCACACGCGGCTTCTCCGTTGGCGTCGTGGTGGTTCTTCTGGAGCCAGAATGTGTAGCCGACCGTCTCGCACGCCTCTATGAGCTGATCGCACTCTTCGTGCGTCAAAACGTTCTCGAGCACAATGCAGTCGACTTTGCCGTCGCCCATGGGGACCACCCTCGGTGTCGGAAACTCTGTCACATGGTCTAACACGTGGTCGATGATCTCCTTGTTGTGGGGCTCGCCCTTCTCCACAATGTTGTTGTACCTGAACATGGCCGCACACTCATGGGCCCTACGGAACGAAGACGCACGCGTGTCGACGCCAGGAGCTGACACCAGTGAAAACCAGTAAACGGGTCCAACtagtgaggagagggtgggagggagacaaAGCCCCGCtaaagagaaaaagaagatgTGCTCAGAGCAGCAAGAAAAAGCGGAGGATACAGCAGGTGGTGGGAAGTAAatcagagaagaagagacgcTCATCCAGCGCGCCCTCCACCTTCGCGGCTCGTCATCTCAGGACAGTCCCTCTGGTACGCACAAAGAGGCCCGTCTCGTTTCTTCTCCCGCCCTTGGCCCAACACGGCTCTCGCGGCAGATAGAGTGCCCGGCAGCGAGATCGGgggcgaaggaggaaagcgagCGCCACTCAAGCCTTTGCGAGTCGCATGCACTTGGTGGTAGTTGCTTCTTGTGCATCGAGAGGCTTCGTCCTCAAAGGGGCGTTATACGAAATCAAAGAACAAGACGGCAGTCGTTAAACGATTTGCGCACAGGCAACCCGCAGAGATGTCGGAGATCCCGAAGCGCAAGTCGTCGCCCTCTAATCCAGGAGAAGTGCGCGCACTGCAAGACGTGGGGTAAACCACGCTTTCCCCTCCTTGTCCTCTGGATCCTCACACATGGATATCGCGGCGCGCTTTGCGAGCTTCAGGGTTTTGTCGTCCTGGGTGATGTAATTCCGCAGAGTTGACGTAATAGGAGCGAAGGGCGGGATGTTGTACTCTTCCAGCACGCTGTGTTTACCGAGCTCTGCCACGTAGGCACGACGCTCTTCTGGAAGCGAGTCAGCGTTAATGCGGGGCGCATGGAGCTCTGCAGTGGGGTTCTTCGTGTTGGTTACGGTGTGGAAGCGCGTGCTTCCTGTTTTGCGCTCGCGAGAAGACTGCATCTGGTTCGAGTCTGCATTGCAGGGTAAGAGCAGAATACTGCTTCCCCTCATGCCCATGCGGCCCACGCGCCCCACGCGGTGGATGTAGGACTGCACAGTGGCCGGCGGCTCGAAGTGATAGACATAGTCGACATCCCGCACGTCCAGCCCAAAGGCAGCGATGTCGGTGCAGAGGAGAATGGCGCCCGTGCCCATGCTCACCGTGCCGTCACGCTTCCACCCGCTTGTGAACACCTGATTTTTCTTCTCAGCGTCCGAGAGGGCTTTCTTCGGCTTGCGAGTCGTGTCGCTGCGACTGACATGAGTGAGGAATTTGTTGTACTGATCGATGCGGGCGCTTTCTGCCATGCCCTCATACATCACAAACACCTTCGCGATGTACAGCAGTGGGCGTACCCCCTGGCACAGAAGCGCGAGCAGTCGTTGCACAAACAGAAGAGCACGGAAGTTGTTGAAAAAGACAAAGTGCTTCTTCGACGCGTGCAGGTTCATCAGCTGGACAAAATACGGCAAGAAGTTGGCGGCATCGCACACTACGAAGCGGTTGCTCAGCTGTGACACAAAGTCACTGTTTGACCGGAGCGCCAGCATGTGCAGGGTGCTACTACACTCCGCGCAGATCTGCTCAGCATACACGTTGAGCAGAGGTGAGGTGGCAACAGTGGCGCCAACAAACGCAAAGTCCATCCACAGCCGTGCGCGGTCTTGttcgctcttcttttctgtCACTGGCCGCTTCCTCGCAGCTGGCCTGCCACGATGCGGTGGGGGGCTCACCGGGTTGCGGGTACGTCGATACGTAGCCACGAACTGCTCTACGGTGCGTCGCATATCGGGGGAGTTGTAGAGCAAGTCCGCCTCGTCAAGGACAACGAAGAAGCGTGCTTCCATTGTGGAATAGAAGCGTACACCATCACCGAAGAGCCCATCGTTCTCCATGCTGGTGCTCACTTGCTTTCTACGCGCGAGGTAGCGCTGCCGCGTTGGCTCGTCTTGTGCAGCCAGAACATCAGCTACTTCATCACTGGAGAGGCTCTGTGCCGTCTTCTGTGACTCCTCCAGTAGTGGGAGCAGCTTGTCGAAGTCCTTCGGCGTTGTGACGAGAATCATACCCGCACCACGGGCTccgcgctggaggtgctgcagcactgccgcaggcTTCTGAACAATGCCGTCGCACAGAACGAACTGGATGTTGAAGGGGTAGCGAGCCGCCAGGTTGCGACCGACCACAAAGGTCTGCTCAGCCAGCGTGCGCGACGGTGAAAAGATGACAGCGAGTACGTGACGAGACAAGGGTGGTCGCTGGTGTGACCTCACATACGCCTCGCAGGATCGCACACACCGCTCCATGATGGGAAGCAGAAAGGCGAGTGTTTTGCCGCTTCCCGTTGCCGCCTCCATGACAGCGCTCGTTCCTGATTGCGTGAGCACGCGCAGCGCGAGGGCTTGCACGGGGGTTGCgtgagaaaaaaagaagacaTTCTTCAAGGCGAAGATGGATGCCCGGTGCAGCGCTGGTTGAACATCCTCCCACGGTAGCTCCAGCACATCGTCGTTCCACGCCTTGTCCTCCGGCTCCCATGTCCGCCGAACGCGCTTGGCAGAGATGGCGGTAAGGGACATGACAACAGCGCCGGAACCCCAATGGCGCGCGGATGAGCGTAATGTCTTTACGGGGGAAGTGGGGGCCTACAAGGTACAGGACGGATATGAGGGTGTGTGAGCGATCGAGCGGGTCGATAGGGGGGAGGTagagtgaaagaggagaTGAAACGAGCAACGATGAACACAGAGAAAGGCCGTGGGTGTTCAGAGAGGATAACAGCATGCGGGAGCGGGAAAAATGTAGTGTTTGATGGCGTATGGGGATCCAGCCGCTCatgcgcacccacacgcagtGGTAAAATCATGTA
This genomic interval from Leishmania panamensis strain MHOM/PA/94/PSC-1 chromosome 16 sequence contains the following:
- a CDS encoding anti-silencing protein a-like protein (TriTrypDB/GeneDB-style sysID: LpmP.16.0010), translated to MTTRVELRKVQVLGPTSSKFDDPIRMHLVLEVFEKPPKDAIDVSFTWSPVWDFPVDQELDEMEVGPLTTLGRHEFTIESDPPNVADIPDPTGPTALIVSLKYKGQEFLHIGYNVIVTCDGDLPDVFTSTEQLTRHIGMCYPKVRHIAWDEATSASPSFSDSSSESASESGEGPTKRAKRERAVQS
- a CDS encoding hypothetical protein (TriTrypDB/GeneDB-style sysID: LpmP.16.0020), whose product is MFSTSAVRLRHRLFHSVRQNVPFHFNPVQSIFPLIYENNLLAKPRLSWKDFEGRKAFDADHPLPVVGTRLNERTTTHKWSHWDQYINPQITQSWRDLTPSPEYVGPRSGHNVIKMGWMKIGGSWKYSRSYNDARRGFAKGQWQERKMTPRFMLAPRVSAGGPRNRYEGKASFSRLSLSKLLWAVDTGRLNPNETITLYHLRHAKVIADREILWPGMVLLAGSVERVPYPMHVELQNASAKAIQLLEEAGGTFTNVYMSHQGLYEELHPEEFPTFMEQELPERKGLENFATHPRKRGWLAQWYEDEGRYAHPSAGRCSAHYVRPPTDRDFPATIEEYELAKHHQKWHLNQPGSATVLPWHSLNTADMARRSAGRL
- a CDS encoding adenylate kinase, putative (TriTrypDB/GeneDB-style sysID: LpmP.16.0030), translating into MSIGSLSDITLQYLESKGIQFILDEAMHNVVLQMPEDPLAFLEKEFRRPTPVQVILTGPCGSGKTTLAAKLAAHYGIAHVSATVADVGDVAIPADMLGELKGLQQEGRGWVLDGFPQTRADAIQLQTSGISPQLLFELQVPPGVALERATAHAGASSKHTEAAAPIVKSYHLYDVRRTEIVTSYQPFYRAIDATVTADEVAANVMKAIDTLHLS
- the PRMT6 gene encoding arginine N-methyltransferase, type I (TriTrypDB/GeneDB-style sysID: LpmP.16.0040), whose protein sequence is MQHQEDYASDASKDEQYFESYADLSVHKAMLRDRPRMNFYKTLLTDRSVVEGKVVVDVGSGSGILSCWAAQSGAAHVLSIEASSLAEVQRQIISDNGVAGRVTVIPCTVEEVVAAGVEVFLHTHPCVRLHGGVALVVSEWMGFYLFHECMLPSVIRARNFFREVNAALQSSLPVCMLPSNGRLLAAPITLKPYYAETFAAFWDSVDDVCLHALGKLDFQEHIEATSPLVDVMPPRALLHDGAVFWEGSFDTLSIDDLSSIVAARTFDFSTCITTASAKASLVETGHFTVDGFTLWFQVSYGDAVLDTSPLAPPTHWKQTTVLLPREFRDVQAVSFHDLYEQLELSLRLTAKDLAQRCYRIEFELN
- a CDS encoding hypothetical protein (TriTrypDB/GeneDB-style sysID: LpmP.16.0050), whose amino-acid sequence is MFRYNNIVEKGEPHNKEIIDHVLDHVTEFPTPRVVPMGDGKVDCIVLENVLTHEECDQLIEACETVGYTFWLQKNHHDANGEAACDSASKAVRVVDTIEANFPNLSAKLYERISRVVSLESKCFSENMPNAEELFERDLAGTWVPHALSENLLFGRYRPGGHFMPHADGSTIVDLNTRSLYTLLIYLNDCSHGGETFVFSGEQCSVMYLDEEENRYRGNTARRVGAVYPKKGSAALFYCNLLHEGAPVVQGYKYICRADLLYRRTPSILTSEADVKAFNLYQEARLAESHGDAERACQLFQRVRRLSNGVAALFQID
- a CDS encoding hypothetical protein (TriTrypDB/GeneDB-style sysID: LpmP.16.0060), with the translated sequence MSLTAISAKRVRRTWEPEDKAWNDDVLELPWEDVQPALHRASIFALKNVFFFSHATPVQALALRVLTQSGTSAVMEAATGSGKTLAFLLPIMERCVRSCEAYVRSHQRPPLSRHVLAVIFSPSRTLAEQTFVVGRNLAARYPFNIQFVLCDGIVQKPAAVLQHLQRGARGAGMILVTTPKDFDKLLPLLEESQKTAQSLSSDEVADVLAAQDEPTRQRYLARRKQVSTSMENDGLFGDGVRFYSTMEARFFVVLDEADLLYNSPDMRRTVEQFVATYRRTRNPVSPPPHRGRPAARKRPVTEKKSEQDRARLWMDFAFVGATVATSPLLNVYAEQICAECSSTLHMLALRSNSDFVSQLSNRFVVCDAANFLPYFVQLMNLHASKKHFVFFNNFRALLFVQRLLALLCQGVRPLLYIAKVFVMYEGMAESARIDQYNKFLTHVSRSDTTRKPKKALSDAEKKNQVFTSGWKRDGTVSMGTGAILLCTDIAAFGLDVRDVDYVYHFEPPATVQSYIHRVGRVGRMGMRGSSILLLPCNADSNQMQSSRERKTGSTRFHTVTNTKNPTAELHAPRINADSLPEERRAYVAELGKHSVLEEYNIPPFAPITSTLRNYITQDDKTLKLAKRAAISMCEDPEDKEGKAWFTPRLAVRALLLD